The Bacteroidia bacterium sequence ATAATGTAGCAATGAACCTAAACATATTCAATACTGCCAATCTGTTTGAAGCCACCACTGACCTATTTGGGCAGTTGAATATCAAACTCAATAATACCACTACTGCTCAAACGCTGCCTATAAAAATTATTTTGAAACACCACTACAAAGATAACGACACCTTTCAATCCGTTGATAAAACCTACTTCATTGGCATCGTAGATGATTCAGTTTTTCAACAAAGAGGAATATTTGACACTCAGTACTCCTATGAAACGGCTATTGAGCAGGCAAGCAAGAGCTACAACGGTTTATTACTCTTTGCTCTGGAATTAAATAAATATCCCACACGAAAAGAAATCTCTGAACTGACCAGAGCTTTTAATCGCATCAGTGAAAAAATGCCCGTAGCTCTACTGTTCAAATATACTCTAAACAATGAAACGCTTATTTCTATTGCTATCAGCGAACGATTCAAATACTCGCAAAACTGGCGACAAGGCGAAAAAGTAGGAAAAGTTATTATTCTTCGGGATATAAAAACTCAAAACCCTCATGCAGGACATATACGCATCCTAAAAGACTTAATAGTTCCCCCAACTGTTTGTACTTACATGGAATTACATCAGCATTGGCTGCAAGTGCTGGATGTAAATGTACTTAATAAAAAATTCTTTGAGGAGCTTTCTAATTGGTATTTTGCTGCAATGAGCGAAGTTTCTTTTCCTGATGATTTAGAAAAGAACAAAGAAATTCGTAATGCTACTAATCTCATTCGCTTAATAACTCGGATTATCTTTATTTGGTTTATTAAAGAGAAAGGCTTGGTTCCTGAATTGCTGTTTCGCAAGGATTTTGTAGCTAGTATTCTTAAAGACTTTAACAAAGACACGAATTCGCACAGTTATTACAATGCCATACTACAAAACTTGTTTTTTGCGACGTTAAACCAAAAAATGGGAGAGCGCAGGTTTGCCAAAGAAGGCGACTTTAAAACCAACCAAGAAGAATACGGAGTAAAAAATTTGTTTCGTTATGCTGACCTGTTTACTATTTCGGAGGAGGAAGTATTGGAATTGTTTAAGGAAGTTCCATTTCTGAATGGGGGACTATTTGACTGTTTAGACAAGCCTAATGAAGAGAATAAGATTGTTTATGTAGATGGTTTTAGCCGAAATCCGAAAAAAAGAGCAATTGTGCCTGATTATTTGTTTTTTGGTCAGGAGAGGGAGGTAGATTTGAGTGAGGTTTATGGCATGAAAAATAAGCGCTACACAACCAGAGGGTTGATAAACTTGTTGGAAAGTTACAAATTTACTGTGGCGGAAAACACTCCGATAGAAGAAGAAGTTGCGCTTGACCCTGAATTGTTGGGCAAGGTGTTTGAGAATTTGTTAGCCAGTTACAATCCTGAAACACAAACGACTGCGCGCAAGCAGACAGGTAGTTTTTACACTCCGAGAGAGATTGTGGATTACATGGTAGAAGAATCGTTGTTGGCATACTTAAAGTGTAGTCTGACCGAACAGGATGTCCAAAGCGGTGCTTCGGATACATTAGAAGGGCGATTGAGAAGCCTGATTAGTTATGCTGAGGATAACCATTCTTTTAACGAAGCAGAAACGCAACAAATTGTTGAGGCATTGAGCAACTGCAAGATATTAGACCCTGCTTGCGGTTCAGGAGCTTTTCCTATGGGTATATTGCACAAGATGGTGCATATTTTGCAAAAGCTTGACCCTCAAAATAAATACTGGAAAGAAATTCAAAGAGAAAAAATTATTGGTG is a genomic window containing:
- a CDS encoding BREX-1 system adenine-specific DNA-methyltransferase PglX, with protein sequence MNLNIFNTANLFEATTDLFGQLNIKLNNTTTAQTLPIKIILKHHYKDNDTFQSVDKTYFIGIVDDSVFQQRGIFDTQYSYETAIEQASKSYNGLLLFALELNKYPTRKEISELTRAFNRISEKMPVALLFKYTLNNETLISIAISERFKYSQNWRQGEKVGKVIILRDIKTQNPHAGHIRILKDLIVPPTVCTYMELHQHWLQVLDVNVLNKKFFEELSNWYFAAMSEVSFPDDLEKNKEIRNATNLIRLITRIIFIWFIKEKGLVPELLFRKDFVASILKDFNKDTNSHSYYNAILQNLFFATLNQKMGERRFAKEGDFKTNQEEYGVKNLFRYADLFTISEEEVLELFKEVPFLNGGLFDCLDKPNEENKIVYVDGFSRNPKKRAIVPDYLFFGQEREVDLSEVYGMKNKRYTTRGLINLLESYKFTVAENTPIEEEVALDPELLGKVFENLLASYNPETQTTARKQTGSFYTPREIVDYMVEESLLAYLKCSLTEQDVQSGASDTLEGRLRSLISYAEDNHSFNEAETQQIVEALSNCKILDPACGSGAFPMGILHKMVHILQKLDPQNKYWKEIQREKIIGAEIKKLEQDRKAIEGLSDAQVREKALQAVKERLDELEEIFNKTYNFDDYSRKLYLIENCIYGIDIQPIAVQIAKLRFFISLVIEQKVDKSKENFGIRSLPNLETKFVAANTLMGLDKPQQLTIRNPKIDEKENELKELRHKYFTATSRREKLKLQKQDKQLRKEIANLLKADKWPNEVAEQIASFDPYDQNKFSDWFDPEWMFGSDVKNGFDIVIGNPPYISTKGVDDKDKKLLEKNFGFADDTYNHFYFKGVALLKQDGILGYISSKTFWTIQTKRNLRELLLKNTILQVFDTANPFASAVVDTCVMILQKREAPRNHIIVFLDGRNNLSEPERYTVNQRVYQTAPN